A single Dasypus novemcinctus isolate mDasNov1 chromosome 4, mDasNov1.1.hap2, whole genome shotgun sequence DNA region contains:
- the CLDN11 gene encoding claudin-11, with product MVATCLQVVGFVTSFVGWIGIIVTTSTNDWVVTCGYTIPTCRKMDELGTKGLWADCVMATGLYHCKPLVDILILPGYVQACRALMIAASVLGLPAIFLLLTVLPCIRMGHEPGVAKYRRAQLAGVLLILLALCALVATVWFPVCAHRETTIVSFGYSLYAGWIGAVMCLVGGCVIVCCAGDAQAFGENRFYYSSGSSSPTHAKSAHV from the exons ATGGTGGCCACGTGCCTGCAGGTGGTGGGCTTCGTCACGAGCTTCGTGGGCTGGATCGGCATCATCGTCACCACGTCCACCAATGACTGGGTGGTCACCTGCGGCTACACCATCCCCACCTGTCGCAAGATGGATGAGCTGGGCACCAAGGGGCTGTGGGCCGACTGCGTCATGGCCACCGGGCTGTACCACTGCAAGCCCCTGGTGGACATCCTCATCCTGCCGG GCTACGTGCAGGCTTGCCGAGCCCTGATGATCGCAGCCTCCGTCCTCGGCCTGCCGGCCATCTTCCTGCTGCTGACAGTCCTCCCCTGCATCCGCATGGGCCACGAGCCCGGCGTGGCCAAGTACAGGCGGGCGCAGCTGGCGGGCGTCCTGCTCATTCTGCTGG CTCTCTGCGCCCTTGTCGCCACCGTCTGGTTCCCCGTGTGTGCCCACCGCGAGACCACCATCGTGAGCTTTGGCTATTCGCTGTATGCCGGCTGGATTGGAGCTGTGATGTGCCTCGTGGGTGGCTGCGTCATCGTCTGCTGCGCTGGAGATGCCCAGGCGTTTGGTGAAAACCGTTTCTACTACTCTTCGGGCTCCAGCTCCCCCACTCACGCCAAGAGTGCCCATGTATAA